A region of Salvelinus alpinus chromosome 6, SLU_Salpinus.1, whole genome shotgun sequence DNA encodes the following proteins:
- the LOC139579007 gene encoding uncharacterized protein has translation MAKLQSLIVFVNERLTVAAVEILDVVEKVVAEDQEEISRSEEENDRLRRLMRITPEIKLRRIDSLHFSLAVSEEEVIPEQQHCEQEWSPSLEDPAPIQVKKEQEDLRTSQEVGKIQGLEADPVEFIYTPPCVKSECDPEDQLQSLTLPQTGKHRESEPKPVIVNPLKMSKLQSLSVFASERLTVAAVEILGVIEKVVEEYQVEISQFKAENDRLGRLLRITPRIKRCRIDPLQFSPAFSEEEDPTPEQQHCEQEWSPSLGQEDTAPTQIKEEQEEIRTSQEVGQLQEQEADIIFTPPCVKSECDQEDQLQSLTLHQTVEYRGTDSKPVNRKPFVTVTHLDNPCDPPDNQDNASCHRSAASSDPVGLDISRPLDPNPPLKKPSTTSKKPLTGKRLNCKGTLSRHIQTHTGEKPFSCGYCEKSFNRKGTLNEHVKTHTGETPFSCDVCGKSFRHKKNLTEHIRSHTGVKPFSCGDCGTSFNQKVSLKRHVLTHTGEKSFVCGNCGKRFRQKVSLNRHMQTHTGEKSFVCGNCGKSFRHKGTLTAHLLTHTGEKPFSCGDCGKSFRQKVTLNRHIWAHTGEKPFSCDDCGKSFNKKGNLTVHLLTHTGEKTFNCVDCGKSFRLKENLPVHLQTHKGTGEKPFRCGDCGISFRH, from the coding sequence ATGGCTAAACTACAGTCTTTGATTGTGTTTGTTAATGAACGTTTAACAGTGGCTGCAGTGGAGATTTTAGACGTTGTAGAGAAAGTGGTCGCCGAGGACCAGGAGGAGATTTCCAGATCTGAAGAGGAGAATGACCGGCTACGGAGACTAATGCGGATCACACCAGAAATAAAACTACGTAGAATAGactccctccacttctctctcgctgtctctgagGAGGAGGTTATCCCTGAGCAGCAGCACTGTGAGCAGGAATGGAGCCCCAGTCTGGAGGACCCAGCTCCCATTCAGGTTAAAAAGGAACAGGAGGATCTCAGGACCAGTCAGGAGGTTGGGAAGATTCAAGGGCTAGAGGCTGACCCCGTAGAGTTCATATACACTCCTCCCTGTGTGAAAAGTGAATGTGATCCGGAGGATCAACTTCAGTCCTTGACTCTTCCCCAAACGGGGAAGCACAGAGAGAGTGAGCCTAAACCAGTGATTGTCAATCCACTGAAGATGTCTAAACTACAGTCTTTGAGTGTGTTTGCTAGTGAGCGTTTAACAGTGGCTGCAGTAGAGATTTTGGGAGTAATAGAGAAAGTGGTAGAGGAGTACCAGGTGGAGATTTCCCAATTTAAAGCGGAGAATGACCGGCTAGGGAGACTGCTGCGGATCACACCCAGAATAAAACGATGTAGAATAGACCCCCTCCAGTTCTCTCCCGCTTTCTCTGAGGAAGAGGACCCCACCCCCGAGCAGCAACACTGTGAGCAGGAGTGGAGCCCAAGTCTGGGGCAGGAGGACACAGCGCCCACACagattaaagaggaacaggaggaaaTCAGGACCAGTCAGGAAGTAGGGCAGCTTCAGGAACAGGAGGCTGACATCATATTCACTCCTCCTTGTGTGAAAAGTGAATGTGATCAGGAGGATCAACTTCAGTCCTTGACTCTTCACCAAACGGTGGAGTACAGAGGGACTGACTCTAAACCAGTGAATCGCAAACCTTTTGTCACTGTGACCCACCTTGACAATCCCTGTGACCCTCCAGATAATCAAGACAATGCCTCCTGCCACAGATCAGCTGCAAGCAGCGATCCAGTAGGACTTGACATCAGCCGACCATTGGATCCCAACCCACCATTGAAGAAACCCAGCACCACGTCTAAAAAACCTCTCACCGGGAAAAGATTGAATTGCAAGGGGACCCTAAGCAGGCACATACAGACTCATACAGGAGAGAAACCCTTTAGCTGTGGTTACTGTGAGAAAAGCTTCAATCGCAAGGGGACCCTAAATGAGCATGTAAAGACTCATACAGGAGAGACACCATTTAGCTGTGATGTCTGCGGGAAGAGCTTCAGACACAAGAAGAACCTAACTGAGCATATCCGGAGTCACACCGGAgtgaaaccatttagctgtggtgactgtgggacAAGCTTCAATCAAAAGGTTTCTCTTAAAAGGCATGTACTgactcacacaggggagaaatcgTTTGTTTGTGGTAACTGCGGGAAAAGATTCAGACAGAAGGTTAGCCTTAACAGGCATATGcagactcacacaggagagaaatcattTGTCTGTGGGAACTGTGGGAAAAGCTTTAGACACAAGGGGACCCTAACTGCGCATCTACTGACtcatacaggagagaaaccatttagctgtggtgactgCGGGAAAAGCTTCAGACAGAAGGTTACCCTTAACAGGCATATATGGGCtcatacaggagagaaaccatttagctgtgatgACTGCGGGAAAAGTTTCAACAAGAAGGGGAACCTAACTGTTCATTtactgacacacacaggagaaaaaacTTTTAACTGTGTTGACTGCGGGAAAAGCTTCAGACTCAAGGAAAACCTACCTGTGCATTTGCAGACTCACAAAggtacaggagagaaaccatttcgctgtggtgactgtgggatAAGCTTCAGACACTAA